The following proteins are co-located in the Bacteroidales bacterium genome:
- a CDS encoding DUF2141 domain-containing protein, with product MQHFTLKILTILLLASYFTASSEVYYQGNNLALTISNIRNDKGQILISVFNQPEGFPSDSTKAYRTFQIEAQAPSVSIIIEGMNPGDYAIAVVHDENCNLKLDYNLVGAPVEGYAASVANKRFSAPKFASSKFTIENDLNLEIEMNYLF from the coding sequence ATGCAGCACTTTACACTGAAAATACTCACGATTCTACTACTGGCATCCTATTTTACTGCCAGTTCTGAGGTTTACTACCAAGGAAATAATTTAGCTCTAACGATTTCCAATATTAGAAATGACAAGGGTCAGATCCTAATTTCAGTTTTCAATCAGCCTGAAGGATTTCCTTCTGACAGCACAAAGGCTTACCGCACATTTCAGATTGAGGCTCAAGCACCTTCCGTAAGCATCATAATTGAGGGTATGAACCCGGGAGATTACGCCATTGCCGTGGTTCATGACGAAAATTGCAATTTAAAACTCGACTATAACCTTGTTGGCGCCCCGGTTGAAGGTTATGCCGCATCAGTTGCGAATAAGCGTTTTTCTGCTCCAAAATTTGCATCCTCAAAATTCACAATTGAGAATGACTTGAATCTGGAGATCGAAATGAACTATTTGTTTTAG